A window of the Brassica napus cultivar Da-Ae chromosome A2, Da-Ae, whole genome shotgun sequence genome harbors these coding sequences:
- the LOC106419888 gene encoding paraxanthine methyltransferase 1-like has protein sequence MATTPKWIMVGGEGPESYNQNSSYQRALLEAAKEKMSEAIKAKLSLDLISDRFSVADFGCASGPNTFVAVQNIIDAVEDKYRKETGQNPAENIEFQVLFNDFTTNDFNTLFQSLPAGRRYYSAGVPGSFFERVLPKESFHIGVINYAFHFTSKIPKGITDRDSPSWNRDMHCTGFNEAVKKAYLDQYSADTKILLDARADELVPGGLMLLFGSCLRDGVKMSETSKGIVLDAVGASLNDLAQQGVIEQDKVDSFSTPLYFAEENELKQIIEETGRFTIEAFEDIIHAKGEFTLDPKVLAVSCRASFGTFLSQHFGEQVFTKVFDLIEAKLRQELPRLLNAKPGMQYLIVLRKKN, from the exons ATGGCAACTACTCCAAAATGGATCATGGTGGGAGGAGAAGGTCCTGAGAGTTACAACCAGAACTCCTCGTATcag AGAGCACTGTTAGAAGCGGCAAAAGAAAAGATGAGCGAGGCTATCAAGGCCAAACTCAGCCTTGATTTGATCTCTGATCGGTTCAGTGTGGCAGATTTTGGTTGTGCGAGTGGACCTAACACTTTTGTTGCAGTCCAAAACATCATTGATGCAGTTGAAGACAAGTACCGCAAGGAAACCGGACAAAACCCGGCCGAGAACATCGAGTTCCAAGTCCTCTTCAACGACTTTACCACTAACGATTTCAACACTCTCTTCCAGTCACTTCCTGCGGGCAGAAGATACTACAGTGCTGGTGTTCCGGGTTCCTTCTTCGAACGTGTTCTTCCTAAAGAGAGTTTCCACATAGGAGTTATCAATTACGCATTCCATTTCACCTCCAAAATCCCCAAAGGGATCACGGACCGCGACTCTCCATCCTGGAACAGAGACATGCATTGCACTGGGTTCAACGAAGCGGTCAAGAAAGCATATCTTGATCAGTACTCGGCCGACACCAAGATTCTATTAGATGCTAGAGCCGACGAGCTCGTCCCCGGGGGATTGATGTTGCTTTTTGGATCGTGTCTGAGAGACGGAGTTAAGATGTCCGAGACCTCCAAAGGAATAGTGTTGGATGCTGTCGGAGCTTCTCTTAACGACCTTGCTCAACAG GGTGTTATCGAACAAGATAAGGTGGACTCTTTTAGCACGCCACTCTACTTTGCAGAAGAAAATGAGTTGAAGCAAATCATAGAGGAAACCGGGAGATTCACAATAGAGGCGTTCGAAGATATCATTCACGCAAAGGGGGAGTTTACGCTTGACCCCAAGGTTTTGGCAGTCTCTTGCAGGGCCTCCTTTGGAACTTTCCTATCTCAACATTTTGGAGAGCAAGTCTTTACCAAAGTCTTTGACCTCATCGAGGCCAAGCTACGCCAAGAGCTTCCTCGCCTCCTGAATGCCAAACCCGGAATGCAGTACCTAATCGTGCTTCGAAAGAAAAACTAA